In the Desulfuromonas sp. DDH964 genome, AAGCCGAACATCTCGTTGGCGAGTTCGCTGTCGCTCCAGCGCTGCAGGTAGGAGACGCCGAGGTGGAGGCCGTCGAAGAAACTCCCGGACAGCTTCAGCCCGCCGATCAGGTCCTTGGCACTGTAGCCGCTGTAGTAGGCGACATCACCACCGCCGAAGAGGCTGACCTTGAGGGGGCCGAGGTTGTTGTAGTCGAGGTAGAGGCCGTCCATCAGCGAGGCGCCGGCGGTGGTCGCGATGAACTGGCGGCCGAGCTTGACGTCGAGGTTCTTGACCAGCCCCTTCTTCTCCAGGTAGCCGTAGTAGAGGCGGCTGTCGGCGTCGACCTCGTCGTTGAGATCGACCCCGAGGCGGCCGTAGCCGCGGAAATTGAGCCCGGCGCCGTCGAGATCCTTGACGTTGAGCAGCAGGTACTCGTAGGCGGGAAGGGCGGTGTCGCCCTGGGCGTCGTCGTACCATTCGAGTTCGGTGCTCGAGCGCCCCGACACCGAGACCGCCAGCGCCTGACCCGCCGCCCCCAGGGCCAGCAGAAATACCGCTGCGCAGATTGTCAATCGCTGCCAAATCCTCATGTTGCCTCCTTGACGTGATGGCTGGGAATTCAAAGCCGGTCCCCGTGTTTCGATCTGCTCAAACCAGAAATCAACCCGGGGAAGGACGTTCATTCAAAACAAAGTTAAACTCATTTTCCCTTAATGCGGGATATTGCCAGTAGCGTCCTGTTTCGCTACCGGTTGCTGCCAGATTATCCAGTCAAAAACCGCTCGACCGTGGCTTACCCGTATGCCGGGAGTGGGGAAAATATTTATTCGCAAATAATGGATTGGCTCCTGTGGATATAAGCACGCTGTGTGCCAACATAATGACTACAATTTGAAATTGCTAATTAGGAATTAAAAAATCTTTACCCTTTGCTAGCCGGCACCAGCGATAACCCGCCAAAAAGACTAGAAAACGGCACTATAGCCAAACCGGTGAGGGAAGAAATCAGATAAATACGGAACCGAGAACAACCATAACAACGCCCCCCCTCCTCATGAACAATTTCATAGTGACGTCACTCCTGTCTACCATGGAAATTTTCCCTGTCAAGCAAAGAAAGTCACGATTAATCAAGAATAATCCAACTTGATCCCGGTGCGGTGCCGTCAATTGGCTGGGCCACCTCTGAATGGCGGAAGCCCACGGATGACCATGTCTTCGCGGTGGCGAATTGGCGCCCATAGGGTGACCTGGAGGCAGAAAAGACCAGATATGGCAGAGGGGTGAGGAGAACGGCCTTGCTGAGAAGAGGGAAAGGAGTTTATTCGCCGAGCATGTTGCGCATTCGGGAAAAGAAATCGCTGGCCATCTGCTCCTGTTCTCCCGGGGGAAGCTGCGGCCTGCCTTCACTGGTGCCACGTTCCATACTGCCCTCCGGCAATTCGGCCAGAAAAGGACTGGGGGTGCGCGGTTCGAGCTTGCCATACTTCTTGCGCCGCCTGGCATGGAGCAGTACCAGGCGCTGCCGGGCCCGGGTGATGCCGACATAACAGAGACGCCGCTCCTCGTCGAGATCAGCCCCCGCCTCCATCGACTTGCGATGCGGCAGGAAGCCTTCCTCCAGACCGACCAGGAAGACCTGGGGAAATTCGAGCCCCTTGCTGGAATGCAGACTCATCAGGACCACGGCGTCACGGGACAGCTTGTGTTCCTTGTCGTTACGTACCGGCTCGTCCTGATCGAGGAGGGAGACCTTGTCGAGGAATCCCGCCAGACTCGCCTCCCCTTCCCGTTCGACATAGCCGGCCAAGGCGTTGAGGACCTCCGCGAGGTTTTCCGCGCGCCGTTTCCCCTGCTGGGGATCGTTGGCGGTACGATAGATTTCGTTTTCGAGGCCAATTTCCGCAAAGAGCTCTCGGGCCGTCTCGACCAGGCGCAGCGGCTTGCGAAACTGCCGGCGAAATCGCTCCATCAACTCGACGAAGCCGGCAACAGCGGAATGCGCCTTTTCCCCCAGCTCATCCAGCTCACTCACCTGGCGCATGACCTCCCAGAGGGGACGGGACTGGGCGGCGGAGGCCTGGATTAAAACGTCCGCCGTCGTTTCGCCGATGCCGCGCCGGGGGAAGTTGAGAATCCGCAGCAGGCTCACTTCATCGCGCGGATTGACCAGGACCCGAAAATAGGCGAGGGCGTCCTTGACCTCCTTGCGGTCGAAAAACTGCTGGCCGCCGATCAGGACATAGGGAATATTCTCGAAGCGCAGCTGCTCCTCGAAAGCGCGGGACTGGACGTTGGTGCGGTAGAGAATGGCGAAGTCCCGGTACTGCAGGTTGCGACGGAACCGTTCGGCATGAATCTGCTCGACGACACTGCGCGCCTCATCCTCCTCGTCTTCGCAGCAGAGGCTCAGCACCGGCTCTCCGGGATCGCCGGCGGTCCAGAGCACCTTCTCCTTGCGCCGGGTGTTGTTCCGGATCACCGCGTTGGCGGCGGCGAGAATGTTCCCGGTGGAGCGGTAGTTCTGCTCCAGCTTGATGACCCGGGCGCCGGGGTAATCCTTTTCGAAATCGAGGATATTGCCGAGGTCGGCGCCGCGCCAGCCGTAAACCGACTGGTCGTCGTCCCCGACCACGCAGAGGTTGCGATGTTCTTCGCAGAGGAGGCGCAGCAGGTGATACTGGGCGGCGTTGGTATCCTGGTATTCATCGACCATGATGTAGCGGAAGCGGGCCTGCCACGCTCTGCGCACTGCCGGATCGTCGCGCAGCAGGCGTACTGCGAGGAGCAGGATGTCATCGAAATCGACCGCATTGAAGGCCTTGAGGGCGCGCTGGTAGCGGGGATAGACCTGGGCGGCCAGGAGCCGCTCCGGGTCGCTGCCGCCGGCAGTGAACTCCGTCGGGGTGATCAGGCGGTTCTTGGCGTCGGAAATCAGCCAGAGAACCCGGTCGAGGTCGCAGCGCACCCCCTCTGCCAGCAGGTCGCGGGTGAGGTCGCGCACCAGACGCTCCTGGTCGGCGCTGCCATAGATGGAAAAGTTCTGCTTGAAACCGAGCCGCTCGATATCGGCACGCAGGATCCGCAGCGCCAGAGAGTGGAAGGTAGAGATGACCATCCCCTGTCCCGATTTGCGGCCGACCATCGCCTTGACCCGTTCGCGCATCTCCCGGGCCGCCTTGTTGGTAAAGGTCACCGCCAGAATCTCCTCCGCCGCCACCCCCTGTTCCAGCAGGTAGGCGATCCGGCAGGTGATGACCCGGGTTTTGCCCGACCCGGCCCCGGCCAGGAGGAGCAGCGGCCCCTCGGTATGCCGTACCGCGGCCTGCTGCGGCGGGTTGAGATCGTTGATATGCATGACCGACTGACTCCGGAAATTTTGATACCAGGAACGGGCAGGATTGGCAATGGAAGCCGGGGAAGGACGTTACCATGGTCGGTACCGGCGAGGCAAGGGGCGCGGGGAGCGCAATTCAGGCGGATTAGCCCTTGATTTTTGTCCGCAGTGGGCGTATTTTTACGCCCGCTATGACACGTATCCTTATCCTTCTCGTTGGCCTGGCCTGGGCTTCGCTCCTCCTGATCTCCTGGGGTGGCAGCTCCGAGGCGCAGCTTCATCCCGATCCGGCGGTCGGCGTCACCCGCGCCGCCTCCTGACCTCGCCACCATCAGCCCCCCCAGAGCCCCCTCCCGGAAACTCCTGGCGGTGCCGGCAGGCATCCCCCTGCCGGCTGCCGCGGCGCTCCAGTTCAGCATCGATGGCATTGAGCACTTCCCACTTATTGAGGGACCAGAGCGGTGCCAGCAGCAGCTCCCGCGGGCCATCGCCGGTGAGGCGCTGGACCACCGTCTGCGGGTGGAGCCGCTCCAGGAAATCGGCGGCAAGAGCGACATAGGCCTCCTGCTCGAGCACCGCAACCTCACCGGCCTGAAACAGATCGCCCAGCGGCGTCCCGCGCAGCACATGCAAAAGGTGAATCTTGACGCCGTCGACCCGCAGCCGGGCCAGTTCATCGGCGGTCGCCAGCATCGCCGCCCGGTCTTCCCCGGGAAGCCCGAGGATGACGTGGACACAGATCCGTAGTCCGGCCTGCCGGGCGGCGGCAAACGCGGCGAGAAAGGTCGCGTAATCGTGGCCGCGGCGGAGCCGGTCGAGGGTCCGGTCATGGCTGCTCTGCAGCCCGAGTTCGAGCCAGAAGTAGGTCTGCCGGTGGTAGGCGGCGAGCAGCTTGAGAACCTCCGGCGGCAGACAATCGGGGCGGGTGCCGACGGCCAGCCCGACCACCCCCGGCACCGCCAGCGCCTGGTCATAGCAGGAGCGCAACCGCTCCACAGGCGCGAAGGTATTGGAAAAAGGCTGGAAGTAGGCGAGGAAGCGGTCTGCCTTGTACTTGCGCGACATGACCTCCTTGCCCGCTTCAACCTGGCTGGCAACATCGAGCCGGCGCTCGATACCGACCGCCCCCGACCCGCCTGGGTCACAGAAGAGGCAGCCGGGGCGTTGCCGTGAATCCCCCCGGTTGGGGCAGGCGAAACCGGCGTCGACAGAGATCTTGTGAATGCGGCCGCCAAAATGCTCCTTGAGCTCGGCGGAAAAGGTGCGATAGCGTTTTTCCATCCTGGCAATATGCCACTTCCTGGGCGCAGGGCGCAAGGGTCACGGCCTGCCGGAGCGGAGCAAACCCCGCCATTGCAACGCATCCCCCCCCTGCTATAATTCCAGGGTTCGAAAGCCTCTCCATTAGCACCCGCCCTGAAGGGAAATTTTGTGCCGCCCGAATGCTGCTGGCCCCATGAGCAGATCGCCCCAGGCGACTGCCCCTATATCCCTCCCGGGAGGGAACACCTCCTCTTCGACCGCAAACAGCGGTTTTTGAGTTGCTGCCTGGAGTGCCCGCGCCTTTTGAACGACCTGAGTCTCCCGCCCGAGGAGAGCGGCAACCTGGGCGAAGTATTCCCCTACGCGATCGAAGAGATCATTCAACTGCGGGCCCGGCTCCAGGACCAGCAGAGCCTGCTCGAAATCCGCGGCCGGGAGATCAAGTTCCTGCATGAAGTCGGCCTGGTGCTGCAGACCTCTGTCGACATGGACGAGGTCATCGCCATGGCCCTCACCGCGATCACGGCGGGCCAGGGCTTCGGCCTGAACCGGGCGATCCTGCTGCTGGTCGACCGCAGCCGCCTCCACCTCAAGGGATACTTTGCGGTCGGACCGCGCCATCGGGAAGAAGCGGCACAGATCTGGAAGGAACTGGAAGACCGCGATCTGACCCTGCGGGAAATGGCCCAGCGTTTTTTCGAACAGAAAATGGCCACGGAGCGGGAGCGCTTCCGTGATCTGCTCGAAACCCTCTCCGTCCCGCTGACCGCCGAAGACCATCCCTTTGTCCAGACCCTCACCAGCCAGCTCTCCCGACATATCCCGGACCTCTGGCAGGAGCCGGGCCTCCCGCTGGCGCAGCGCGAGGCCCTGGGGGTCGCGGAGCTGGTCATGGTTCCCCTGGTGAGCAAGAATCGCCGGGTCGGTCTGCTCCTCGCCGACAACATCGTCAACGGCCGGCCGATTACCGGGGAGGATCTGCAGTCCCTGGAAACCTTTGCCCTGCCGATGGCTTTTGCTATTGAGCGGGCAGCGCTCTATGAGCGCCTGCAGCGGGAACTGGTGCGCGCCCAGGAGACCAACCAGCGCTTGCAGGAACAACAGGAGACCATCGTCCGCATGGAAAAGATGGCCCTGGTCGGCAATATCGCCGCCAACATTGCCCACTCCATCCGCAATCCGTTGACGATTATTGGCGGTTTCGCCCGCACCCTGATTCGCAACACCCCCGCCGATGACCCGAAACGGCGCCATATTGAATCGATTGTCCGCGAAGCACGTCGCCTCGAGGATGTCTTGCAGGAGGTGCTGGTCCACTCCGAATCCCTCCACCCGACCCTCGACCTCTGGGATGTCAATCAGCTGGTGACCGGCGTCTACGCCGGGCTGAAGGAAGACCTGGAAATGGCCGGGGTGGAGAGTCACCTCGACCTCGCGCCGGCACTGCCCCAGGTCAAACTGGACTACAAGAAAATCGGGTATTGCCTGCGGGCCCTGTTCAACAACCTCCTCGAACGGCTCCCCGCCGGGGGGGAAGTCACCCTCGCTACCCGCGCCGGCGCGGACGGGATAGAAATTGCCCTGCGCGACAACGGCCCTCCCCTCGACGCAGCGACCCTGCAGGCGGCCAGCGACCTGACGCCCGGCAGCGCCGTCACCGGCAGCCATCTCGGGCTGTCGCTCTGTGCCCGCATCCTGTCCGCCCACCGTGCCCGCTTTTCCATCGAGAGCACCGCAGCCGGAACGGTATTCACTATTTTTCTCGCCACCGCCCAAGGAGGAACCCCATGACCCGTCTTCTCGTCGTCGATGATGAGCAGGACATCCGCTATCTCTATGCCGCCGAGCTGACCGATGAGGGGTACCAGGTCGACACCGCCGGCAGTGGCGCAGAAGCCTCCCAGCTGCTGCTGGAGAAGGAATACGACCTGCTCCTCCTCGACATCCAGATGCGTGGCGAGAGCGGACTGCAGCTGCTGCAGAAGGTGGTCCGCGACCGCAAGGGGCTGCCGGTCATCCTCTGCACCGCCTTCAACTGCTACAAGGATGATTTCTCCTCCTGGCTGGCCGACGCCTATGTCGTCAAGAGCTCGGATCTGACCGAACTCAAAACGGAAGTGCGCCGAGTTCTCGCCAAGCACAAGCACTAGGCGGAACGGGCGGTTATCACGAATCTGCGCGAAAGGGCCCGGCGCGTCCTGGTGCCTGGCGCCATCTACTGATGTGGAGGGAACGATGAAAGCTGTACTCATGGCCGGCGGC is a window encoding:
- a CDS encoding TIGR01212 family radical SAM protein (This family includes YhcC from E. coli K-12, an uncharacterized radical SAM protein.) — encoded protein: MEKRYRTFSAELKEHFGGRIHKISVDAGFACPNRGDSRQRPGCLFCDPGGSGAVGIERRLDVASQVEAGKEVMSRKYKADRFLAYFQPFSNTFAPVERLRSCYDQALAVPGVVGLAVGTRPDCLPPEVLKLLAAYHRQTYFWLELGLQSSHDRTLDRLRRGHDYATFLAAFAAARQAGLRICVHVILGLPGEDRAAMLATADELARLRVDGVKIHLLHVLRGTPLGDLFQAGEVAVLEQEAYVALAADFLERLHPQTVVQRLTGDGPRELLLAPLWSLNKWEVLNAIDAELERRGSRQGDACRHRQEFPGGGSGGADGGEVRRRRG
- a CDS encoding sensor histidine kinase, which produces MPPECCWPHEQIAPGDCPYIPPGREHLLFDRKQRFLSCCLECPRLLNDLSLPPEESGNLGEVFPYAIEEIIQLRARLQDQQSLLEIRGREIKFLHEVGLVLQTSVDMDEVIAMALTAITAGQGFGLNRAILLLVDRSRLHLKGYFAVGPRHREEAAQIWKELEDRDLTLREMAQRFFEQKMATERERFRDLLETLSVPLTAEDHPFVQTLTSQLSRHIPDLWQEPGLPLAQREALGVAELVMVPLVSKNRRVGLLLADNIVNGRPITGEDLQSLETFALPMAFAIERAALYERLQRELVRAQETNQRLQEQQETIVRMEKMALVGNIAANIAHSIRNPLTIIGGFARTLIRNTPADDPKRRHIESIVREARRLEDVLQEVLVHSESLHPTLDLWDVNQLVTGVYAGLKEDLEMAGVESHLDLAPALPQVKLDYKKIGYCLRALFNNLLERLPAGGEVTLATRAGADGIEIALRDNGPPLDAATLQAASDLTPGSAVTGSHLGLSLCARILSAHRARFSIESTAAGTVFTIFLATAQGGTP
- a CDS encoding ATP-dependent helicase translates to MHINDLNPPQQAAVRHTEGPLLLLAGAGSGKTRVITCRIAYLLEQGVAAEEILAVTFTNKAAREMRERVKAMVGRKSGQGMVISTFHSLALRILRADIERLGFKQNFSIYGSADQERLVRDLTRDLLAEGVRCDLDRVLWLISDAKNRLITPTEFTAGGSDPERLLAAQVYPRYQRALKAFNAVDFDDILLLAVRLLRDDPAVRRAWQARFRYIMVDEYQDTNAAQYHLLRLLCEEHRNLCVVGDDDQSVYGWRGADLGNILDFEKDYPGARVIKLEQNYRSTGNILAAANAVIRNNTRRKEKVLWTAGDPGEPVLSLCCEDEEDEARSVVEQIHAERFRRNLQYRDFAILYRTNVQSRAFEEQLRFENIPYVLIGGQQFFDRKEVKDALAYFRVLVNPRDEVSLLRILNFPRRGIGETTADVLIQASAAQSRPLWEVMRQVSELDELGEKAHSAVAGFVELMERFRRQFRKPLRLVETARELFAEIGLENEIYRTANDPQQGKRRAENLAEVLNALAGYVEREGEASLAGFLDKVSLLDQDEPVRNDKEHKLSRDAVVLMSLHSSKGLEFPQVFLVGLEEGFLPHRKSMEAGADLDEERRLCYVGITRARQRLVLLHARRRKKYGKLEPRTPSPFLAELPEGSMERGTSEGRPQLPPGEQEQMASDFFSRMRNMLGE
- a CDS encoding response regulator, which produces MTRLLVVDDEQDIRYLYAAELTDEGYQVDTAGSGAEASQLLLEKEYDLLLLDIQMRGESGLQLLQKVVRDRKGLPVILCTAFNCYKDDFSSWLADAYVVKSSDLTELKTEVRRVLAKHKH